CTAGTGGCAGTGCTATTGCCCAAACTCTTACTTTGACACCAAATTTAATTGGCTTTACTACACCTGAAGGTGAAAAATTATTAATTAATAGTCGTTCTCGCCAAGATTTCTTTCCTCTCAGCACACAATTTGTTACTCAAAATAATCAAGCTTACTGTGGAGTTGCCAGTATTGTTATGGTGTTGAATAGTTTGGGAGTTTCTGCGCCGGAAGCACCCGAATATAAACCATATCATGTATTTACTCAGACAAACTTTTTTAACAACGAAGCAACACGAAAAGTTATTAGTCCTGAAGTTGTTGCTCGTATGGGAATGACGTTAGATCAAATGGGGCAACTACTAGCAAGTTACGGCGTGAAAGCACAAGTCTATCACGCTGCTGATACTAGTTTAGAACAGTTTCGTAAACAAGCAGCAGAAAATTTAAAACAACCTGGAAATTTTATTTTAGTGAACTATTTACGTAAAGAAATTGGACAAGAAAAAGGTGGACATATTTCCCCCTTAGCTGCTTACAATGAACAAACAGATAGATTTTTAATTATGGATGTATCCCGTTACAAATATCCGCCTGTTTGGGTAAAGACAACAGATTTGTGGAAGGCAATGAATACTGTTGATACAGTTTCAGGTAAAACACGGGGATTTGTATTTGTTAGTAAAGGTTACTCATCCAAATAATCACCACCAGAACCATACTTCCAAGCATCAACCCAGCGATGCCAATAGTATTTAGAAGTGCTGGGTAAATATTTTTCCCAGGGTTCTAATCTTTGGCTTAGCCAAAATAACACCGAATATTTGCCTAAATTTCCGTAATGTACCATCCAATCTAATAAGGAAAGTAAACCTACTTGGGGAATGACTTTAGCAACAATACCTGGATGGGCAACACTTGTTTTTAATAGGGTTTGTGTTAGGGCAGGAAACTGTACCACATCTTGTAAAAATGGTTTTAAAACCATGTCACCCGACTGTTGCATTTGTCGAAATACTGCTGATAGCAACTCGTTAATTTGTTCTGGGGCAATTTTTTGATCGACACCAACACTCATAGCTTTTTGAAATAGCCAAGTTACACTCAAGCTAGGTTGGTATGGTTGCAGTAGTGTTAGGGCATTAGCAGATAGTTGATCGGTTTGCAGCGCTTCATAAATACCTTGAGTTAGTCTGTGCAAGTGACGCACCATTGCGCCAAAACCACCAAAACTTAAAGGAGATTGATTCCCACTACTATCTCCTATGAAGAGAATACGACTCCAAGGTGTGTGCAGTGGATTTTGACGATAGGAGGGAAAGAAGCCAAATAGCGCCCGTTGGAATGTTAATTGTGACAATTCCACACTTTGATATTTTGGCATTAAGCGCAGATATTCTTCAAACAAAGCTTCTAATCCTATATGTTGTGGGTTTGCATCCATATAGGTAAACATGTAAGTAGTTCTGCCATCCCTAGCAGGAAAAGCTTCCCAAAAGTATTGGCACTGCTTTTGAATCGGTGTAAAAGATAAAATTAAATCACCAGTGTGATTTTCTGGAAATCCTTGGGCACAACTACCAACTACCAAACACACCGCATCTGGTTTTTGTCCTTGTCGCGCTTGTTGGGTAATGGGAGAAAAGTGTCCCATCGCATCAATTAACAACCTAGCTTTGTATTGATTGTTGACTATCACTCCATCTGGGTGAACTACCGCTTCTCCAAAAGGTGTGTTTTCAAATAATTTACCACCAGCTGCCAGAAATTTTTGTTTTAAAGTTTCCAGTAAATACACTGGATCTATACCAATATTTAATACATTCTCTACCCACATTTCGACACCGTTATCAAAGCCGACTCTGGCTGGGTTGTATTCTGTAGCGATCGCTTTTTCTAATTCTGCATCTGTTAATAAAGATAATTCTAAGAAGACTTGCAATTCTTTACGAGAAATATTCCATTCTTGATCTCTGCCGCGTAATCTACCCCGTTCTATCAATGCTACCCGTAATCCTTGCACTGCTAAGGCACAGCCGATTAAAATCCCCAAAGTGCCACCGCAAATTAAAACATCCCAATCGACAGCACCCAACAGTTGTTGATTTTCTCTGACTACTGTTGGTACTGGTAGTTTACCTTCTCTAATGGATGATAAGGTGCGATCGCTACGACGCAATCCCCCTAAAATATCCCCTGCTAATTGCGAAAGAATTTCCTCAGTTAAAGACATAGAACTTAATTCCAGCAAAGTCACTAATCTTTATCGTAGCGACTCCACAAGCATAGGATGGTGACTATTACCTTCGTGAACTTCGTATCTTCGCGGTTAAAAAATATCGATTTTGAGCATTGCAGTTATCACATCTCGGTATTTTATCAGCATGATTTTTATCATTTCAAAAAAAATTAATTATTCTGCTTTTTTGTAAAAAAATAATGAAGATGTCTCTAATAGTATTTCTAAATAGCAAAAAAGAATTAGTTTTAAAAGTACATGTAATTATAGCGCAATTACATTGTTTAGTTGATGATAAATAGCTAGTGAGTGGTGACATCAACAAATGAAAATAGCTTTCATAGTTAATAAATTTCCAGTCATATCAGAAACATTTATTTTGAACCAGATTACAGGCTTAATTTGCCGAGGGCATGAAGTTCATATTTACGGTTATAGACCTGACGATACTGTGAAATTTCATCCAGATGTAGAAAAATATGACTTGCTAAAACGCACTTTTTATGCTCCTCAGATGCCTCATAATAAACTTTTGCGGCTGCTCAAAGCACTATGGTTAGTTATTACCAATTTTTATAAAGCCCCACTAGTAATATTGCGATCGCTCAAATTTTTACAGTCCGACAAAGATGCACCAGCTCTGAGAATTTTATACTCAATTATTCCTTTGTTAGGTGCAGAACCATACGATATAATTCACTGTCAATTTGGCATCCTGGGCAACGAGGGAATAATTTATCGTGACATTGGTGCAATCAAAGGTAAGTTAGTGACTTCTTTTCGGGGATATGATATCAGCTGGTATGTCAAAGAGTATGGAGAGAGAGTTTACAATCAGTTGTTTATTAAAGGAGATTTTTTTCTAGCAAATTGTGAGTTTTTTCGTCAGAGAGCAATTCAATTAGGTTGTGATCAAAAGAAGATAACTGTTCACGGTTCTGGCATAGATTGTAGTCGGTTTAATTTTCGGGTACGCAAGCCTCTAGTAGATGGCAAAATCTATATTGCTACAATTGGTCGTTTAATTGAAAAGAAAGGAATAGAGTATGCCATTCGTGCCGTTGCCAAAGTTTTAAAAACCTATCCCAATCTAGAATGTAATATCATCGGTGATGGACACTTAAAAGCACATTTACAGCAAGTAATTACAGAACTGGGTGTGGCAGATAAAATCAAACTCTTAGGTTGGAAAAATCAAGAAGAGATTATTCAAATTATCGATAATACTCACATTTTTATTGCTGCCAGTGTCACAGCTAAAGATGGTAATCAAGATGCTCCTGTGAATACCCTCAAAGAAGCAATGGCTATGGGTTTACCAGTCATTGCTACTCGGCACGGTGGTATTCCGGAGCTTGTTCAAGATGGTATTTCTGGTTTATTAGTTCCAGAGCGAGATGCAGATGCGATCGCTCTGCAACTAACTTATTTAATTGAGCATCCAGAATTATGGGAACAAATGGGTAAAGCTGGCCGTGCTTATGTAGAAAAACATTATGATACAGAGCGCCTCAATGATGAACTAGTAAAAATTTATCAGCAAGTAATCATAGATAATTTACAACCATGCTCAGAGCAAAGTATAGATTCTATTGCTAGTCCTAAATACACTTAAAAAAGGAGATAGAGGCTAGTCAAAATTCTTCATAACAGTTCACTTAACTTTTTTTCTGCATATTTCAAAAGGGATTAAACCATGAATAAATCTGAATTTCTCGAACCAGAAGTGACTATTGTCGTTGTTCCTCGTGAGCGTTTTAGCTACACTCGTGAATCCTTGGAAAGTATTTACGAAAATACAAGTTATCCCTTCAAGTTAATCTACGTCGATGGTGGTTCACCTACTCACATCAAAAATTACCTCGCAACTCAAGCAGTTGAGAAGCAATTTCAACTAATTCGCACTGACCACTACCTTTCTCCCAATCACGCTAGAAACATCGGTTTACGTCAAGTCAACAGTAAATATGTTGTCTTTATGGATAACGATGTTGTAGTTACGCCTGGTTGGTTGCAACCATTGGTAGATTGTGCTGAAGCAACTGGAGCCACTATAGTTAGTCCCCTCATCTGTCAATACCTGCCACTACATACAGAAGTGCATTGTGCAGGTGGAGAATCTGGTGTGAAAGTAGAAACCAAAGGCGAGACTACCAGACGGCGAATAATTGAAAAAATCTATAAACAAGGACAGCAAGTAGCAAATGTACATCCCCAACTGCAACGGCAACAAACCGGGTTAGCAGAGTTTCACTGCATGATAGTACGCACAGAAATATTTGATAAGATTGGTCTTTTAGATGAAGGATTATTAAATACGAAAGAACACGTAGATTTGTGTATTATGGTTAACGAGGCTGGTGGTACAGTCTACTTGGAACCTGAATCTTTAGTAACTTATGTACCAGGCCCGCCCTTAAAATGGACAGACCTACACTTTTATATGCTGCGGTGGAGTGATGCTTGGGAACTAGCAAGCTTGAAACGTTTACGTGATAAGTGGAATCTAAGCGAAGATGAGTACTTCCAAAACAAGTACAAACGCTTAGGATGGCGGCGAGATATGACAATTGTCAATCCCCTCGTCCGTAAATTTCCCCTTGGCAAATTTGGCTCTCGCGTAGTAGGGAAAGTTCTCCGACAAATGGATAAGGCGTTAAACCATTATCTTACCTCTCGCTATGCAAAAAAATACTTGCAAGGACTGCCAAATCAAATCCCTCCACAACAGCCGCCAACATCTACGATGACAGCCTCATCCCAGAATTAATCAGGGTGTGCCTGCCAAACCAAGGACACAACCTCCATGCAAAAAGAATCTGTGCTTACTACTAATTCCCCATTAATGATGCGGCCTCACCGTCGCCAGTTTGTGATTGGACCAGAAATTTATCGTGTGTACGAAGATTGGCACTATCGCCAGTTTGACGCTTCCACATGGATTTCCTATTGTCCCGAACTCCGTGCTAGCTGGACAACTGACGCTGACGGAACTACTTGGGTAATTTTGGGAGTGGCTGTGGAAACGCTAGAGTCCCGTTCGGAACCACTAGCAAAGATTGCTCAGACAGCCAGCGCCGATGTACCTAACCTCTACGCCAGTTGGGCAGGTCGTTGGGTGTTGATCGGTAATGGGCAGATACACATCGATGCCTCTGGACTTCTCGGTTGCTTTTATGGAACAACACGCGACGGTCAAGTGTGGGTATCAAGTAGTCCAGCTTTACTTGCTGATATACTTTCACCCAAGGCTGATTCTCGACAGTTATATTACCAAAGGGGGCTGTCATGGTTTACACCACCACTTTCGCGCTTTGGAGAAATAAGTCGGCTTTTACCGAGTCAAGTTATTGAACTTAAAGACGGTAGCATTCAACCCCGACCTTTGCTACCGCCAATCAATCCTGATCTTGACTATAAAGAGGCTTTGGAATTGTTGAGCCAAAGTATGATCACAGCACTTCGGCGGCTTTATCAAAAACAGAGCCAAGTGTGGCTAGGACTTTCGGCGGGTGTTGACTCACGATTAGTACTAGCAATGGCATACCGTGGCGGTGTCAACATCACACCCTTTACCCGCATTGCTGCCAGAATGTCAGTAGCTGATCGCATTCTCCCAGCTACCCTAGCAGACAAACTTGGATACAAGCACATCTTTTTGCATGGACGCAATAGTCAAGCCAACCGTCAGCATCTCGTTACTGAACATAGCGCAGGTCATGTCTCAGAGGGCGACGCCTTGCCTTTTCTGCAAAGTGTACGAGATTCTCTAGAGGGAATTTCTGTTGGTGGTTGGTGCATGGAAGTGGGTAAAGCGCTGTGGCGTAATTCCCTACCTCATACTATAGACGACACCGAAATCTGTGTTCAACAAATTGCCCGAACCTATGGGGAAGCATTAAACTCAAGCGCGATCGCAGGTATACGTCAGTGGTTAGAATGGGTGAAGCAAACTCCCCAAGCACACATGGACTGGCGAGATAGATTTTACATCGAGCAACGCCTAGCCGGCTGGCAAAGTTCCAAAGAACAATTGTATGACCTCAGTAATATCCAGAGAATCCCCATTGTAAACGCTGCTCGCACCTATGCCTTAATGCTTAGCATTGCCGAAAATCACCGCCTCAATGCCAAGTATCAGCTTGATTTGATTTCTCAAGCTGTCCCTCAACTATCTTGTTACCCTTGCAATCCCAGTGACAAATATTTTGGCAAACTACGGGCAATCATCATCAAATCTTCATACGACCCTTTATATCTACCTCGAAGCGTTGCCAGAAAACTGCGATCGCGGTAGTCTTTTTTATTGTCAATAAATAAAAATCCAAATCTTGCCATATCACAGTCTAAATTGAGCATAATCTCAGTCAATAGAAAAGTGGATAACACCCACCTGTGATTGGCAATTAATACAGTGTAGTAGGGTGAAAAACTTTGAAGCCAAACATGCATTCAAAACATCAGCTACCTGAGGTAATTCATACACCAGAAAGTAGCCTGAAACATCCCCTCCGATTACTCCAACAAATGTGGCGAGACTTACTCGCTTCTCGTGAACTCGCCTGGCGACTAATGGTACGTGATATTAGTGCCCAGTACCGTCAATCATTTTTAGGAATAGTCTGGGCCTTCTTACCCCCGATTGTCATGGCAGCTAGCTTTACCCTTGCCAAGGGTGCCCAAGTTATTAATGTCGGGGTGACAGATATACCCTACCCAGCTTACGTCATGTTCAGCACTGCTCTGTGGCAAACATTTGTAGAAGCATTAAACGGCCCAGTGCAAGCAGTGACAGTCGCCAAGCCGATGTTAGCCAGAGTTAATTTCCCCCGAGAAGCACTAATTTTAGCCAAGCTAGGCGAAGTGTTTTTTAACTTTGGCATTAAAACAATATTGATAGTGGCACTATTTATATTCTTTCGTGTTTCTGTCAGTTGGACGGTGATTCTAGTGCCAGTAGCATTAATTCACTTGGTTTTACTAGGAACATTCATCGGTATTTTATTAGCCCCTTTTGGAGTTTTATATCAAGATATATCCAAAGGGCTAAGTTTAATCACAGGATTTTGGCTATTTTTAACTCCAGTAGTCTATGCAGTTCCTAACGAAGGAACATTTGGATATTTAGTGAAGCTTAATCCTGTAACTCCTCTATTAGTCACAACTCGAGAATTAGCAACCACAGGAGTAGTATCAGAACCTTTAGGATTTTGGGTAGTCAGTGGAATTACTATTATCGGTTTAATACTGACTTGGATCGCATTTCGTCTTGCCATGCCTTTCGTAGTTGAAAGAGTAAGTTCTTAATCATAATTTATGACCAATAATTTCTTGATGATACAAGAAATCAGTATAGACCGTGGTGTCAATCCAAAATCTAAAATCCAAAATCGCATGACTGATTTAATCGAAAAAAAATTTTCTATTCAGCCTCAAGACGATCCTGAGGTAGTAATTTCAGTAGAGAATGTTTCTAAAAAATTTTGTAGAAATTTAAAACAATCTTTATTATATGGTGTGCAAGATATCACCACAGAGTTATTAGGCATCAATAGAAAAAGTAATGTCTTAAGACCAAAAGAATTTTGGGCGTTGAAAGATATTAGCTTTCAACTCAGACGTGGAGAAGCACTAGCGTTAATAGGCTCAAATGGCGCTGGTAAAAGTACCATACTACGCATTATTAGTGGCTTGATTAAGCCTGATACTGGCAGAGTCAGAGTCAGAGGTAGAATAGCACCATTAATTGCCTTAGGAGCAGGATTTAATCCAATTTTGACAGGACGAGAAAATATTTATGCCAATATGTCAATTTTGGGTCTATCTACAAGAGAAATTGCAGAAAGATTTCAGGATGTTATAGATTTCGCTGAAATTGCCGATGCGATTGATGCACCTGTACAAACCTATAGTTCTGGCATGGCAGCACGACTAGGATTTGCTTGTGCCGTCCATATCGAACCAGACATTTTACTTATTGATGAAGTCTTAGCAGTTGGGGATATTAAGTTTAGAATGAAATGCCATCGCAGACTAGCTAAACTTCGAGATAACGGCACTGCCTTTATCTTAGTTTCTCATAATCCGCCAGCAATTTTAAATGTTTGTACTTCAGCAGTGTACATATCAAAAGGAAAATTAATTACTATCGGCGATATAGATACTGTAGTGCGTAAATATGAAGAAGATTTGTGTCTAGCTGGTACAGAAAAATCTCCAGGTTATTTGGTTTTGCCAGAGAAATCTAAGAGTGAAAGCACAGGTATAGATATTACTTCTGTATATTTTAAAGATACACAAGGAAATATTGTCACAACACCTATAAGTGGTGACTCTGTTTCTTTGTGCGTAGAATGCAAAGCACATCGGAGAGTAACTAAAGCTAATCTATGTGTCACCATTACAGATATTGGTGGAGAAAATGGACGAATTTTATATCTAACTGCTGCTAGTGATAATAAATATTTAAATGTCTTACCAGGCAAAAATGAATTACAAATGTATATGCCTTTTTGTTGCTTGAATCCTGGTGTCTACAATGCCAAAGTTTTTATTAAAGAAGGTGCTTACTCTTTCGATGCTGTTGAATCTTTTAGATTTACAGTGAAATCAAATAAGATTACTAGTCAATCTTTGTTTTATCAACCTCGAGAATGGAAAGTCATGAACTAAATACTACTGTAACCAAAACTTTTGTCAAAATCATGCTTTATTGTTGGTCATTGATTTTTCTCATTACCTATTACCAGCTTATGAGACAGTATAAGCATTCAAGCAAACATAATATTATATCGAGTTCGGTTAATCGCTTATAACAAAAAACCTCACAAGAATAGCCCCTCTCCTTACCAAGGAGAAAGGTATCGAAGGCGAGGTGAGGTTTAACGGAAATTATCAGTAATCATGCGAACTTGATATTAGGTCTGTCCGCGAACAACTTTTCATGAAAAACTAACTCTGGACATAAGCAATTATATTAATATGATTTCCATTAAATATTGCAGTCTAAAAATATTTTAAGGATAAATTTATATTTCTTAGTTGAACCATTGCTATATTCAAAATATTAACTGTATTTTGTATAATCTCAAAACCATATTATTTCTGTGGTTCTAATTATTGATGAATATATTCCAACATATCCACTCAAATACAAATGTCAAAACTTGTCTCAATAATCATTCCTTGTTTTAATGCAGAAAAATGGTTGCAGGAAGCAATTGATAGTTGCTTACAGCAGACATATTCCCATATTGAAATTATTGTTATTGATGATGGCTCAAATGATAATTCCCTAGAAATTATTAAAAGTTATGGTGATAAGATTACTTGGAAATCTTTGCCACATCAAGGTGGGAATCATGTCAGAAACTATGGTTTTAAGATATCAAAAGGAGAGTATATCCAGTACCTAGATGCAGACGATTATATTTTACCTGAAAAAATTGCCAGACAAGTAAGTTTTTTAGAAGCGACAGGAGCAGATGTTGTTTATGGCGATTGGAGACATCGATATCACAATTCAGATGGAACAAGTTTTTTAGGTCGCATAGAAATTGCTGAAACACAAGCTGATATTCTTGAGTCATTACTAGCAAATTGGTGGACTGCGGTTGCTTCTTTACTCTACAGAAGAAGCACCATCGAAAATAGTGGTGGATGGGATGAAAACTTGTCAGCTGCACAAGATCGAGATTTTTTCTTAACAGTAGTCATGAATGGTGCCAAAGTAGTATATCAACCAGGTTGCTATTCAGTGTATAGAAGATACGGCAATGTAACAGTTTCGACTTATAGCAAATCTCGTTGGATAGAGTGCCAAAGTTTAGTATTACAAAAAGCACAAAACAAGCTAATCCAATCAAACAAATTGACCGTTAAGTATCGTTGTGCCTTAGCGTTATCTTACTTTGAACTAGCACGAGAATCATTAAAAATTGACTATGGAATGTACCTGCAATTCCTAGAAAAAACTTTAATATTATCTCCTGATTTTAAGCACAACAGTCAACGAACAGCATATAATTTAATTCAAAATATTTTTGGATTTAGACATACAGAAAGAATATTTTTTATGATGTTGTTTCTCAAAAAAATTATCAATTCCCTTAATCAATACTTGCTCAACACAAAAGGAAAATTAAGTGTAATATCATAGTGAGTAGAAAACACAACACAATGAGGTTACTCTCTAGTTCTAACTTTCATATAGGAAATACAAATGAATCGTTCAAAAATTGTCGCAATTATTACAGGTGTTTTTTCTTTGATTTTAGCGATCGCCTACCTGCTGCTTGTGCAAATATTAGACTTTCGTGGAGAAATGAAACCTGCTCCTATCAGTGAAATGGAACAGCCAGTATCAATAGTTACGCCTTCTTCGACAAACATACTAATTTCTTAAACTTAATCCCCAACTACTGATCATCCAAAGTTTCAATCAACAAATCTACCTGCTGTTGTCGCTGACGTAAAAAACTTTCACACTCACGCAAATACTCAACAGCTTGAGCAAATTGCTCAAACACATCAGCCAACTCCAACTCACCCCCCTCAATTCGATCAATCATACCTTCTATCTCAGCAACCTTCGCCTCATAATTCCAGACCTCGACCTCTACAGACTTAGAATTAGAAGAATTAACACGTCTAGCCATCAAACCTCTGCGTCCTCTGCGTCTGTGTAGTTTAAACTTCTTACTCTTTTTTACCCGTAACCCTGACTTTCACCTCACCCTGCCCCAACTGTATCACCAGTTCTTGCCCCATAGCTAACTCAGTCGCACTGCGAACAATTATCCCATCTTCTTGCCTAACCACCGCATAACCACGTTGTAACACAGCTCTGGGGTCAAGAGTTGTTAACTTCTGTCGTAACATCTCCAAATGCTGAGTTGCTTGTTGTAATTTACCAGACGTGATTTGCACCAATTTCTGACGTTGCCAAATCAGCGCCTGCATTTGTTGCTGTACCTGCTTATCCAAGCGTAAACGCTGCAAACGTTCTCGTAGTCCTTGCAGCTGATCATCAGCAGTTTCTAACTCCCGTTGCACAACTTGCTGCAAACTCACAACTCTCTGTTGATGCTGATTATATAGATCCGCCAGTGCCGGAACAACTCGTTCTGCCGCCGCAGTGGGAGTATGCACATTCTCATCTGCAGCTAAATCTACCAAAGACTCATCCCTTTGATGCCCAATTCCAGTAATGATAGGAATTGTACAATTAGCCACAGCTCGCACTACCCGCTCATCATTAAAACAAGCTAATTCCTCAACCGCACCTCCTCCCCGCGATAAAATTATCACCTCGGCCCGTCTATCTCTTTCTACCCTTTGAATTGCCTTCACAATAGACTCTGGTGCTTGCTCACCCTGAACTGTAGCAGGAGAAAATAAAACACGTAAACCAGGGTATCTTTGTTTGAGAGTCTTTTGGATATCCCCCCAAGCAGCAGCAGTAGGTGAAGTGACAACAGCAATCGTTTGGGGATGAGAAGGAAGCGATCGCTTCCTTTGTGGATCAAATAATCCTTCTGCTTCTAGACGGTTTCGCAGTTGTTGGTAACGTAGCGCCTGCAAACCCACACCAGCAGGTAAAGCTTGCCAAACAGAAAGTTGATATTCACTCCGTGCTGAGTATAATCTTATACTGCCTAACACAATCAACTGCTCCCCTACAGTTGGTCTTTGCATCAGTTGTGTTAATTGCCCATTCCATACCACACATTTAATTGCTGCTGGACTATCGGGGTCTTGCAATGTAAAAAATAAGCCACTGCGGTGGTTGTTAGCACTAGAAACTTCTCCAATTACCCAAATTTGTCGCAATTGTTCATCTTGTTCTAGTAACAAGCGGATATAGTCAGTCAAACCAGCGACGCTAACAGCTGTATCAGGAATTAAAAAGTCAGTAAAATCAGCAGTCATTCGATTTTGGATTTTAGATTGGTTCCGGGACTTGTATCCTGGGATAAATTATTGTCAACAGAGTTCTGTAAATAAAAGTAAAAATATGCTTGTAGTAGCACTTGAGCAGGCATATAGCTACTACATGTTGCATAATAACCAAGATAGACAATACAAAATTTAATACCAAATACCAATTTTCAAAATGATTGCAACAGATAGATTTACAGAACCTATACCCAGATAAGGTGTCCCCATCCAAAATCTAAAATGGTATAATTCCCAGTCCTAGCAATTATTGAGCAGCCCGCGTTAAACTATGTAGCGATTAGCCGCAGGAAAATGTCAAAATAGTATATCTGTTCTATTAAATCTTCCCAAGCAACACTCCCTAAATCCATATATATAGAGGTAGGAATGGCTGTTAATACTGATAATGCTGGCAAGCAAAAAGCGCTCAACATGGTACTCAACCAAATTGAGCGTACTTTTGGCAAAGGAACAATCATGCGCTTGGGCGACGCTACCCGGATGCGGGTAGAAACCATCTCCAGTGGGGCGCTGACATTGGATTTGGCGTTAGGCGGTGGTTTACCTAAAGGTCGGGTGATAGAGATTTATGGCCCAGAAAGTTCTGGTAAGACGACTTTAGCACTACACGCCGTTGCAGAAGTACAAAAAAATGGCGGTATTGCTGCCTATGTTGATGCAGAACACGCCCTCGACCCCACCTATGCTGCGGCTTTAGGCGTAGATACAGAGAACTTATTGGTTTCTCAACCAGATACAGGAGAAGCAGCATTAGAAATTGTCGATCAACTCGTTCGTTCAGCAGCAGTAGATATAGTTGTTATTGACTCGGTAGCAGCCCTAGTCCCCCGTGCGGAAATTGAAGGTGATATGGGCGATGCCCACGTTGGTCTTCAGGCAAGATTGATGAGCCAAGCTCTGCGTAAAATAACTGGTAACATTGGTAAATCTGGCTGCACAGTAATCTTCCTCAACCAGTTACGACAAAAAATTGGTATCAGCTACGGTAATCCAGAGACTACAACTGGTGGTAATGCTCTCAAATATTACGCTTCGGTACGCTTGGATATCCGCCGGATTCAAACCCTGAAAAAAGGAACCGAGGAATTTGGTAATCGCGTCAAAGTCAAAGTTGCTAAAAATAAAGTCGCGCCACCTTTTAGAGTTGCAGAATTTGACATTATTTTTGGTAGAGGTATTTCTACCTTGGGTTGTCTTGTAGATTTAGCAGAAGAAACTGGCGTACTCAACCGTAAGGGAGCATGGTATAGTTACAATGGCGACAATATTTCCCAAGGTCGAGATAACGCCATTAAGTACTTAGAAGAAAAATCGGAATTTGCTGAACAAATTAAGCAACTAGTAAGAGAAAAATTAGAAAAAGGAGCTGTTGTTTCCGCTACCTCTGTTAGGAAGACAAACGAAGACGAAGACGAAGATATGGATGATGCTTCTGAAGAAGAATAGTATCGGTTAGTGATTAGTGCTTAGTAGTTAAAAATCAGTGAACAGTGAGTAATAAAATTCGATAACTGCT
Above is a genomic segment from Fischerella sp. JS2 containing:
- a CDS encoding ABC transporter ATP-binding protein is translated as MTDLIEKKFSIQPQDDPEVVISVENVSKKFCRNLKQSLLYGVQDITTELLGINRKSNVLRPKEFWALKDISFQLRRGEALALIGSNGAGKSTILRIISGLIKPDTGRVRVRGRIAPLIALGAGFNPILTGRENIYANMSILGLSTREIAERFQDVIDFAEIADAIDAPVQTYSSGMAARLGFACAVHIEPDILLIDEVLAVGDIKFRMKCHRRLAKLRDNGTAFILVSHNPPAILNVCTSAVYISKGKLITIGDIDTVVRKYEEDLCLAGTEKSPGYLVLPEKSKSESTGIDITSVYFKDTQGNIVTTPISGDSVSLCVECKAHRRVTKANLCVTITDIGGENGRILYLTAASDNKYLNVLPGKNELQMYMPFCCLNPGVYNAKVFIKEGAYSFDAVESFRFTVKSNKITSQSLFYQPREWKVMN
- a CDS encoding glycosyltransferase family 2 protein, translated to MSKLVSIIIPCFNAEKWLQEAIDSCLQQTYSHIEIIVIDDGSNDNSLEIIKSYGDKITWKSLPHQGGNHVRNYGFKISKGEYIQYLDADDYILPEKIARQVSFLEATGADVVYGDWRHRYHNSDGTSFLGRIEIAETQADILESLLANWWTAVASLLYRRSTIENSGGWDENLSAAQDRDFFLTVVMNGAKVVYQPGCYSVYRRYGNVTVSTYSKSRWIECQSLVLQKAQNKLIQSNKLTVKYRCALALSYFELARESLKIDYGMYLQFLEKTLILSPDFKHNSQRTAYNLIQNIFGFRHTERIFFMMLFLKKIINSLNQYLLNTKGKLSVIS
- the xseB gene encoding exodeoxyribonuclease VII small subunit, whose protein sequence is MARRVNSSNSKSVEVEVWNYEAKVAEIEGMIDRIEGGELELADVFEQFAQAVEYLRECESFLRQRQQQVDLLIETLDDQ
- the xseA gene encoding exodeoxyribonuclease VII large subunit; protein product: MTADFTDFLIPDTAVSVAGLTDYIRLLLEQDEQLRQIWVIGEVSSANNHRSGLFFTLQDPDSPAAIKCVVWNGQLTQLMQRPTVGEQLIVLGSIRLYSARSEYQLSVWQALPAGVGLQALRYQQLRNRLEAEGLFDPQRKRSLPSHPQTIAVVTSPTAAAWGDIQKTLKQRYPGLRVLFSPATVQGEQAPESIVKAIQRVERDRRAEVIILSRGGGAVEELACFNDERVVRAVANCTIPIITGIGHQRDESLVDLAADENVHTPTAAAERVVPALADLYNQHQQRVVSLQQVVQRELETADDQLQGLRERLQRLRLDKQVQQQMQALIWQRQKLVQITSGKLQQATQHLEMLRQKLTTLDPRAVLQRGYAVVRQEDGIIVRSATELAMGQELVIQLGQGEVKVRVTGKKE
- the recA gene encoding recombinase RecA, yielding MAVNTDNAGKQKALNMVLNQIERTFGKGTIMRLGDATRMRVETISSGALTLDLALGGGLPKGRVIEIYGPESSGKTTLALHAVAEVQKNGGIAAYVDAEHALDPTYAAALGVDTENLLVSQPDTGEAALEIVDQLVRSAAVDIVVIDSVAALVPRAEIEGDMGDAHVGLQARLMSQALRKITGNIGKSGCTVIFLNQLRQKIGISYGNPETTTGGNALKYYASVRLDIRRIQTLKKGTEEFGNRVKVKVAKNKVAPPFRVAEFDIIFGRGISTLGCLVDLAEETGVLNRKGAWYSYNGDNISQGRDNAIKYLEEKSEFAEQIKQLVREKLEKGAVVSATSVRKTNEDEDEDMDDASEEE